A stretch of the Pelmatolapia mariae isolate MD_Pm_ZW linkage group LG23, Pm_UMD_F_2, whole genome shotgun sequence genome encodes the following:
- the zfr2 gene encoding zinc finger RNA-binding protein isoform X6 → MAASNYFGFTHGAGPQYSTQPPPAYSHPSTASYSVQQAPAVAHAVTASYSPAPVQAARPVVSAPYPAYQSHQAPPDYTYRQPDPPQPTTTPQTYQDNYNYGRPAAVTTYDNKQYYQTSIATAQRTPTESYYQTVGVKSAYSPATSTVYNQPPPPQRQVTALKPLAPSSSVSTSYNIYPVSTSVQQPLTPVSSYTLGSSFSSSVAATSYSGISYSGYDSVGYTSASTPTYYQPPQQTLSQPQPQPSQQPQQPQQPQAPVQPPPKQLTSSSWSNSGSNMVTAPTGNTYKKPTFHQSKLQKPKGPPKQPQLHYCDICKISCAGPQTYREHLEGQKHKKKEAALKSGGQTGTSNGPRGVQTQLRCELCDVSCTGVDAYAAHIRGSKHQKVVKLHTKLGKPIPSTEPVLVNSTPVVTTTTAGKPSVPSSSSSSTSASTTATPAAAPKLVAANSTAKTTTAVKKPPPSRITVISNKPASTPIAAAATAAAPVVVAAKVEEPAQPSVQKMEPQSEDEDGDRAGGQGDIQPVGHDYVEEVRNDDGKVIRFHCKLCECSFNDPNAKDMHLKGRRHRLQYKKKVNPELPVEIKPSNRARKLQESKLKKQKQKAVLKRQRDDEQRWHMEMRRYEEDLYWRRVEEEQMYWGEQRRRMAPPPLMSRPGMPVPPLLSCVRRPDSLDDRHIMAKHSTIYPVEEELQAVQRIVSHSERALKLVSDSLLEKETLTDDGAAERGDEKGTESPARLLKGVMRVGILAKGLLLRGDRNVELILLTAKKPTISLLKSIAKQLPKELATFSEDQYEVQAHPEEANIVIFSSKEPKMQVTISLTSPLMREDPAAEKDKQAGGKAAEKDVAEKDPPDLLNKKKCLEYLAALRHAKWFQARANGLQSCVIIIRVLRDLCQRVPTWGKIPCWAMELLVEKVISSATGPLSPGEAMRRVLECISTGILLPDGPGLMDPCEKEPTDALESVALQAREDITASAQHALRLLAFRQIHKVLGMESLPASKASARNRKRRRDVSETGEGEGEGKKDKKEEVASA, encoded by the exons ATGGCTGCAAGCAACTATTTCGGCTTCACACATGGTGCCGGTCCGCAGTACAG TACCCAGCCTCCCCCGGCTTACTCCCATCCCTCCACAGCGAGTTACAGCGTCCAGCAGGCTCCGGCTGTGGCTCACGCTGTGACCGCCTCATACTCTCCAGCTCCGGTCCAGGCCGCCCGGCCTGTGGTCTCGGCCCCTTACCCGGCCTACCAAAGCCACCAGGCGCCCCCGGACTACACCTACAGACAGCCCGATCCCCCGCAGCCAACCACTACCCCACAGACGTACCAG GACAACTACAATTACGGGCGTCCTGCTGCAGTGACTACCTATGACAATAAACAGTACTACCAGACGAGTATAGCAACGGCTCAAAGGACGCCTACAGAGAGTTACTACCAGACTG TAGGAGTGAAGAGCGCTTACAGTCCAGCCACCTCCACTGTGTACAACCAGCCGCCTCCCCCCCAGAGGCAGGTGACAGCACTGAAACCCCTCGCCCCCTCCAGCTCTGTGTCTACCAGCTACAACATCTACCCAGTGTCCACGAGCGTCCAGCAGCCTCTAACGCCAGTTTCGTCGTACACGCTCGGCTCCTCGTTCAGCTCCAGCGTCGCAGCCACCTCCTACTCAG GCATTAGCTACTCTGGTTATGATTCAGTCGGCTACACCTCGGCATCCACCCCCACCTATTATCAGCCGCCCCAGCAGACTCTGTCCCAGCCGCAGCCGCAGCCGTCACAGCAACCTCAGCAGCCGCAGCAGCCGCAGGCCCCCGTTCAGCCACCACCCAAGCAGCTGACCAGCTCGTCCTGGAGTAACTCGGGCAGCAACATGGTGACCGCTCCGACTGGAAACACCTACAAAAAGCCCACGTTTCACCAGAGCAAGCTGCAGAAGCCCAAAGGGCCTCCcaagcagccgcagcttcattaCTGTGACATTTGCAAGATCAGCTGTGCAGGCCCTCAG ACGTACCGGGAGCATCTGGAGGGCCAGAAGCATAAGAAAAAGGAAGCAGCCCTAAAGTCTGGAGGGCAGACAGGGACCAGCAACGGCCCCAGAGGGGTCCAGACGCAGTTACGCTGTGAGTTATGTGACGTCTCCTGCACAGGAGTGGACGCTTATGCTGCTCATATCCGTGGGTCCAAACATCAGAAG GTGGTGAAACTTCACACCAAGCTGGGGAAACCTATACCTTCCACTGAGCCAGTGTTAGTGAATTCTACTCCAGTTGtcacaaccacgacagccgggAAGCCTTCagtcccctcctcctcctcctcctccacttctGCATCAACCACTGCAACTCCTGCTGCAGCTCCCAAACTGGTGGCTGCAAACAGCACGgctaaaacaacaacagcagtcaagAAGCCCCCGCCTTCCAGAATAACTGTCATTT CCAATAAGCCAGCCAGCACTCCCATTGCAGCTGCAGCAACAGCAGCGGCGCCGGTGGTGGTGGCAGCCAAGGTCGAGGAGCCTGCGCAGCCATCAGTCCAGAAGATGGAACCGCAGAGCGAGGATGAGGATGGAGACAGAGCTGGAGGCCAGGGAGACATCCAGCCAGTGGGACACGACTATGTAGAAGAG GTTCGTAATGATGATGGAAAAGTGATTCGATTCCACTGTAAACTGTGCGAGTGCAGCTTCAATGACCCCAACGCGAAAGACATGCACCTGAAGGGAAGAAGGCACAGGCTGCAATACAAg AAGAAAGTGAACCCAGAGCTTCCCGTGGAGATCAAACCCAGTAACCGGGCCAGGAAGCTGCAGGAGAGCAAGCTgaagaagcagaagcagaaggCGGTGCTGAAGCGGCAGAGAGATGACGAGCAGCGCTGGCACATGGAGATGAG GCGATATGAGGAGGACTTGTACTGGAGGCGAGTGGAGGAGGAGCAGATGTACTGGGGGGAGCAGAGACGCAGGATGGCACCTCCACCTCTGATGAGCCGCCCCGGGATGCCAGTGCCCCCTCTGCTG TCTTGTGTGCGTCGTCCTGACTCGCTTGACGACCGCCACATCATGGCCAAGCACTCCACTATTTACCCAGTGGAAGAGGAGCTGCAGGCTGTTCAGAGGATCGTCTCCCACTCGGAGAGAGCCCTGAAACTGGTGTCAGACTCTCTGCTGGAGAAGGAAACACTGACTGATGATGGTGCTGCTGAAAGAGGAGATGAAAAAGG GACCGAGAGCCCGGCCCGGCTGCTGAAAGGCGTGATGAGGGTGGGAATCCTGGCCAAAGGCTTGCTGCTTCGCGGAGACAGAAATGTGGAGCTCATCCTGCTGACTGCAAAGAAACCCACCATCTCGTTACTGAAGAGCATCGCCAAGCAGCTGCCAAAGGAGCTGGCG ACTTTTTCTGAAGATCAGTATGAGGTGCAGGCTCACCCCGAGGAGGCGAACATCGTGATATTTTCAAGCAAGGAGCCCAAAATGCAGGTGACCATATCTCTCACCTCGCCGCTGATGAGGGAGGACCCTGCTGCTGAGAAGGACaagcaggcaggaggaaaagcgGCTGAGAAAG ATGTGGCTGAGAAGGATCCTCCTGATCTCCTGAACAAGAAGAAATGTCTGGAATACCTAGCTGCTCTGCGCCATGCCAAATGGTTTCAG GCTCGTGCCAACGGTCTGCAGTCCTGTGTGATCATCATTCGGGTGTTGAGAGATTTATGTCAGCGGGTTCCCACCTGGGGCAAGATCCCCTGCTGG GCGATGGAGCTGCTGGTGGAGAAGGTcatcagcagtgccacaggcccacTCAGCCCAGGGGAGGCAATGCGCAGAGTCCTGGAGTGCATCTCCACCGGCATCCTGCTGCcag ATGGACCAGGTCTGATGGACCCCTGTGAGAAGGAGCCAACAGATGCTTTGGAAAGCGTGGCACTTCAAGCGAGAGAGGACATCACTGCCAGTGCACAG CATGCTCTGCGGCTGCTTGCTTTCCGTCAGATCCACAAGGTCCTGGGCATGGAGTCCCTGCCAGCATCCAAGGCCAGCGCACGAAACCGCAAGCGTCGACGGGATGTCAGCGAGACGGGCGAAGGCGAGGGGGAGGGCAAAAAAGACAAGAAGGAAGAGGTGGCGAGTGCTTGA
- the zfr2 gene encoding zinc finger RNA-binding protein isoform X5, protein MAASNYFGFTHGAGPQYSTQPPPAYSHPSTASYSVQQAPAVAHAVTASYSPAPVQAARPVVSAPYPAYQSHQAPPDYTYRQPDPPQPTTTPQTYQQDNYNYGRPAAVTTYDNKQYYQTSIATAQRTPTESYYQTVGVKSAYSPATSTVYNQPPPPQRQVTALKPLAPSSSVSTSYNIYPVSTSVQQPLTPVSSYTLGSSFSSSVAATSYSGISYSGYDSVGYTSASTPTYYQPPQQTLSQPQPQPSQQPQQPQQPQAPVQPPPKQLTSSSWSNSGSNMVTAPTGNTYKKPTFHQSKLQKPKGPPKQPQLHYCDICKISCAGPQTYREHLEGQKHKKKEAALKSGGQTGTSNGPRGVQTQLRCELCDVSCTGVDAYAAHIRGSKHQKVVKLHTKLGKPIPSTEPVLVNSTPVVTTTTAGKPSVPSSSSSSTSASTTATPAAAPKLVAANSTAKTTTAVKKPPPSRITVISNKPASTPIAAAATAAAPVVVAAKVEEPAQPSVQKMEPQSEDEDGDRAGGQGDIQPVGHDYVEEVRNDDGKVIRFHCKLCECSFNDPNAKDMHLKGRRHRLQYKKKVNPELPVEIKPSNRARKLQESKLKKQKQKAVLKRQRDDEQRWHMEMRRYEEDLYWRRVEEEQMYWGEQRRRMAPPPLMSRPGMPVPPLLSCVRRPDSLDDRHIMAKHSTIYPVEEELQAVQRIVSHSERALKLVSDSLLEKETLTDDGAAERGDEKGTESPARLLKGVMRVGILAKGLLLRGDRNVELILLTAKKPTISLLKSIAKQLPKELATFSEDQYEVQAHPEEANIVIFSSKEPKMQVTISLTSPLMREDPAAEKDKQAGGKAAEKDVAEKDPPDLLNKKKCLEYLAALRHAKWFQARANGLQSCVIIIRVLRDLCQRVPTWGKIPCWAMELLVEKVISSATGPLSPGEAMRRVLECISTGILLPDGPGLMDPCEKEPTDALESVALQAREDITASAQHALRLLAFRQIHKVLGMESLPASKASARNRKRRRDVSETGEGEGEGKKDKKEEVASA, encoded by the exons ATGGCTGCAAGCAACTATTTCGGCTTCACACATGGTGCCGGTCCGCAGTACAG TACCCAGCCTCCCCCGGCTTACTCCCATCCCTCCACAGCGAGTTACAGCGTCCAGCAGGCTCCGGCTGTGGCTCACGCTGTGACCGCCTCATACTCTCCAGCTCCGGTCCAGGCCGCCCGGCCTGTGGTCTCGGCCCCTTACCCGGCCTACCAAAGCCACCAGGCGCCCCCGGACTACACCTACAGACAGCCCGATCCCCCGCAGCCAACCACTACCCCACAGACGTACCAG CAGGACAACTACAATTACGGGCGTCCTGCTGCAGTGACTACCTATGACAATAAACAGTACTACCAGACGAGTATAGCAACGGCTCAAAGGACGCCTACAGAGAGTTACTACCAGACTG TAGGAGTGAAGAGCGCTTACAGTCCAGCCACCTCCACTGTGTACAACCAGCCGCCTCCCCCCCAGAGGCAGGTGACAGCACTGAAACCCCTCGCCCCCTCCAGCTCTGTGTCTACCAGCTACAACATCTACCCAGTGTCCACGAGCGTCCAGCAGCCTCTAACGCCAGTTTCGTCGTACACGCTCGGCTCCTCGTTCAGCTCCAGCGTCGCAGCCACCTCCTACTCAG GCATTAGCTACTCTGGTTATGATTCAGTCGGCTACACCTCGGCATCCACCCCCACCTATTATCAGCCGCCCCAGCAGACTCTGTCCCAGCCGCAGCCGCAGCCGTCACAGCAACCTCAGCAGCCGCAGCAGCCGCAGGCCCCCGTTCAGCCACCACCCAAGCAGCTGACCAGCTCGTCCTGGAGTAACTCGGGCAGCAACATGGTGACCGCTCCGACTGGAAACACCTACAAAAAGCCCACGTTTCACCAGAGCAAGCTGCAGAAGCCCAAAGGGCCTCCcaagcagccgcagcttcattaCTGTGACATTTGCAAGATCAGCTGTGCAGGCCCTCAG ACGTACCGGGAGCATCTGGAGGGCCAGAAGCATAAGAAAAAGGAAGCAGCCCTAAAGTCTGGAGGGCAGACAGGGACCAGCAACGGCCCCAGAGGGGTCCAGACGCAGTTACGCTGTGAGTTATGTGACGTCTCCTGCACAGGAGTGGACGCTTATGCTGCTCATATCCGTGGGTCCAAACATCAGAAG GTGGTGAAACTTCACACCAAGCTGGGGAAACCTATACCTTCCACTGAGCCAGTGTTAGTGAATTCTACTCCAGTTGtcacaaccacgacagccgggAAGCCTTCagtcccctcctcctcctcctcctccacttctGCATCAACCACTGCAACTCCTGCTGCAGCTCCCAAACTGGTGGCTGCAAACAGCACGgctaaaacaacaacagcagtcaagAAGCCCCCGCCTTCCAGAATAACTGTCATTT CCAATAAGCCAGCCAGCACTCCCATTGCAGCTGCAGCAACAGCAGCGGCGCCGGTGGTGGTGGCAGCCAAGGTCGAGGAGCCTGCGCAGCCATCAGTCCAGAAGATGGAACCGCAGAGCGAGGATGAGGATGGAGACAGAGCTGGAGGCCAGGGAGACATCCAGCCAGTGGGACACGACTATGTAGAAGAG GTTCGTAATGATGATGGAAAAGTGATTCGATTCCACTGTAAACTGTGCGAGTGCAGCTTCAATGACCCCAACGCGAAAGACATGCACCTGAAGGGAAGAAGGCACAGGCTGCAATACAAg AAGAAAGTGAACCCAGAGCTTCCCGTGGAGATCAAACCCAGTAACCGGGCCAGGAAGCTGCAGGAGAGCAAGCTgaagaagcagaagcagaaggCGGTGCTGAAGCGGCAGAGAGATGACGAGCAGCGCTGGCACATGGAGATGAG GCGATATGAGGAGGACTTGTACTGGAGGCGAGTGGAGGAGGAGCAGATGTACTGGGGGGAGCAGAGACGCAGGATGGCACCTCCACCTCTGATGAGCCGCCCCGGGATGCCAGTGCCCCCTCTGCTG TCTTGTGTGCGTCGTCCTGACTCGCTTGACGACCGCCACATCATGGCCAAGCACTCCACTATTTACCCAGTGGAAGAGGAGCTGCAGGCTGTTCAGAGGATCGTCTCCCACTCGGAGAGAGCCCTGAAACTGGTGTCAGACTCTCTGCTGGAGAAGGAAACACTGACTGATGATGGTGCTGCTGAAAGAGGAGATGAAAAAGG GACCGAGAGCCCGGCCCGGCTGCTGAAAGGCGTGATGAGGGTGGGAATCCTGGCCAAAGGCTTGCTGCTTCGCGGAGACAGAAATGTGGAGCTCATCCTGCTGACTGCAAAGAAACCCACCATCTCGTTACTGAAGAGCATCGCCAAGCAGCTGCCAAAGGAGCTGGCG ACTTTTTCTGAAGATCAGTATGAGGTGCAGGCTCACCCCGAGGAGGCGAACATCGTGATATTTTCAAGCAAGGAGCCCAAAATGCAGGTGACCATATCTCTCACCTCGCCGCTGATGAGGGAGGACCCTGCTGCTGAGAAGGACaagcaggcaggaggaaaagcgGCTGAGAAAG ATGTGGCTGAGAAGGATCCTCCTGATCTCCTGAACAAGAAGAAATGTCTGGAATACCTAGCTGCTCTGCGCCATGCCAAATGGTTTCAG GCTCGTGCCAACGGTCTGCAGTCCTGTGTGATCATCATTCGGGTGTTGAGAGATTTATGTCAGCGGGTTCCCACCTGGGGCAAGATCCCCTGCTGG GCGATGGAGCTGCTGGTGGAGAAGGTcatcagcagtgccacaggcccacTCAGCCCAGGGGAGGCAATGCGCAGAGTCCTGGAGTGCATCTCCACCGGCATCCTGCTGCcag ATGGACCAGGTCTGATGGACCCCTGTGAGAAGGAGCCAACAGATGCTTTGGAAAGCGTGGCACTTCAAGCGAGAGAGGACATCACTGCCAGTGCACAG CATGCTCTGCGGCTGCTTGCTTTCCGTCAGATCCACAAGGTCCTGGGCATGGAGTCCCTGCCAGCATCCAAGGCCAGCGCACGAAACCGCAAGCGTCGACGGGATGTCAGCGAGACGGGCGAAGGCGAGGGGGAGGGCAAAAAAGACAAGAAGGAAGAGGTGGCGAGTGCTTGA
- the zfr2 gene encoding zinc finger RNA-binding protein isoform X1: MAASNYFGFTHGAGPQYSTQPPPAYSHPSTASYSVQQAPAVAHAVTASYSPAPVQAARPVVSAPYPAYQSHQAPPDYTYRQPDPPQPTTTPQTYQVYSDTQDNYNYGRPAAVTTYDNKQYYQTSIATAQRTPTESYYQTVGVKSAYSPATSTVYNQPPPPQRQVTALKPLAPSSSVSTSYNIYPVSTSVQQPLTPVSSYTLGSSFSSSVAATSYSGISYSGYDSVGYTSASTPTYYQPPQQTLSQPQPQPSQQPQQPQQPQAPVQPPPKQLTSSSWSNSGSNMVTAPTGNTYKKPTFHQSKLQKPKGPPKQPQLHYCDICKISCAGPQTYREHLEGQKHKKKEAALKSGGQTGTSNGPRGVQTQLRCELCDVSCTGVDAYAAHIRGSKHQKVVKLHTKLGKPIPSTEPVLVNSTPVVTTTTAGKPSVPSSSSSSTSASTTATPAAAPKLVAANSTAKTTTAVKKPPPSRITVISNKPASTPIAAAATAAAPVVVAAKVEEPAQPSVQKMEPQSEDEDGDRAGGQGDIQPVGHDYVEEVRNDDGKVIRFHCKLCECSFNDPNAKDMHLKGRRHRLQYKKKVNPELPVEIKPSNRARKLQESKLKKQKQKAVLKRQRDDEQRWHMEMRRYEEDLYWRRVEEEQMYWGEQRRRMAPPPLMSRPGMPVPPLLSCVRRPDSLDDRHIMAKHSTIYPVEEELQAVQRIVSHSERALKLVSDSLLEKETLTDDGAAERGDEKGTESPARLLKGVMRVGILAKGLLLRGDRNVELILLTAKKPTISLLKSIAKQLPKELATFSEDQYEVQAHPEEANIVIFSSKEPKMQVTISLTSPLMREDPAAEKDKQAGGKAAEKDVAEKDPPDLLNKKKCLEYLAALRHAKWFQARANGLQSCVIIIRVLRDLCQRVPTWGKIPCWAMELLVEKVISSATGPLSPGEAMRRVLECISTGILLPDGPGLMDPCEKEPTDALESVALQAREDITASAQHALRLLAFRQIHKVLGMESLPASKASARNRKRRRDVSETGEGEGEGKKDKKEEVASA; this comes from the exons ATGGCTGCAAGCAACTATTTCGGCTTCACACATGGTGCCGGTCCGCAGTACAG TACCCAGCCTCCCCCGGCTTACTCCCATCCCTCCACAGCGAGTTACAGCGTCCAGCAGGCTCCGGCTGTGGCTCACGCTGTGACCGCCTCATACTCTCCAGCTCCGGTCCAGGCCGCCCGGCCTGTGGTCTCGGCCCCTTACCCGGCCTACCAAAGCCACCAGGCGCCCCCGGACTACACCTACAGACAGCCCGATCCCCCGCAGCCAACCACTACCCCACAGACGTACCAGGTATACTCAGACACG CAGGACAACTACAATTACGGGCGTCCTGCTGCAGTGACTACCTATGACAATAAACAGTACTACCAGACGAGTATAGCAACGGCTCAAAGGACGCCTACAGAGAGTTACTACCAGACTG TAGGAGTGAAGAGCGCTTACAGTCCAGCCACCTCCACTGTGTACAACCAGCCGCCTCCCCCCCAGAGGCAGGTGACAGCACTGAAACCCCTCGCCCCCTCCAGCTCTGTGTCTACCAGCTACAACATCTACCCAGTGTCCACGAGCGTCCAGCAGCCTCTAACGCCAGTTTCGTCGTACACGCTCGGCTCCTCGTTCAGCTCCAGCGTCGCAGCCACCTCCTACTCAG GCATTAGCTACTCTGGTTATGATTCAGTCGGCTACACCTCGGCATCCACCCCCACCTATTATCAGCCGCCCCAGCAGACTCTGTCCCAGCCGCAGCCGCAGCCGTCACAGCAACCTCAGCAGCCGCAGCAGCCGCAGGCCCCCGTTCAGCCACCACCCAAGCAGCTGACCAGCTCGTCCTGGAGTAACTCGGGCAGCAACATGGTGACCGCTCCGACTGGAAACACCTACAAAAAGCCCACGTTTCACCAGAGCAAGCTGCAGAAGCCCAAAGGGCCTCCcaagcagccgcagcttcattaCTGTGACATTTGCAAGATCAGCTGTGCAGGCCCTCAG ACGTACCGGGAGCATCTGGAGGGCCAGAAGCATAAGAAAAAGGAAGCAGCCCTAAAGTCTGGAGGGCAGACAGGGACCAGCAACGGCCCCAGAGGGGTCCAGACGCAGTTACGCTGTGAGTTATGTGACGTCTCCTGCACAGGAGTGGACGCTTATGCTGCTCATATCCGTGGGTCCAAACATCAGAAG GTGGTGAAACTTCACACCAAGCTGGGGAAACCTATACCTTCCACTGAGCCAGTGTTAGTGAATTCTACTCCAGTTGtcacaaccacgacagccgggAAGCCTTCagtcccctcctcctcctcctcctccacttctGCATCAACCACTGCAACTCCTGCTGCAGCTCCCAAACTGGTGGCTGCAAACAGCACGgctaaaacaacaacagcagtcaagAAGCCCCCGCCTTCCAGAATAACTGTCATTT CCAATAAGCCAGCCAGCACTCCCATTGCAGCTGCAGCAACAGCAGCGGCGCCGGTGGTGGTGGCAGCCAAGGTCGAGGAGCCTGCGCAGCCATCAGTCCAGAAGATGGAACCGCAGAGCGAGGATGAGGATGGAGACAGAGCTGGAGGCCAGGGAGACATCCAGCCAGTGGGACACGACTATGTAGAAGAG GTTCGTAATGATGATGGAAAAGTGATTCGATTCCACTGTAAACTGTGCGAGTGCAGCTTCAATGACCCCAACGCGAAAGACATGCACCTGAAGGGAAGAAGGCACAGGCTGCAATACAAg AAGAAAGTGAACCCAGAGCTTCCCGTGGAGATCAAACCCAGTAACCGGGCCAGGAAGCTGCAGGAGAGCAAGCTgaagaagcagaagcagaaggCGGTGCTGAAGCGGCAGAGAGATGACGAGCAGCGCTGGCACATGGAGATGAG GCGATATGAGGAGGACTTGTACTGGAGGCGAGTGGAGGAGGAGCAGATGTACTGGGGGGAGCAGAGACGCAGGATGGCACCTCCACCTCTGATGAGCCGCCCCGGGATGCCAGTGCCCCCTCTGCTG TCTTGTGTGCGTCGTCCTGACTCGCTTGACGACCGCCACATCATGGCCAAGCACTCCACTATTTACCCAGTGGAAGAGGAGCTGCAGGCTGTTCAGAGGATCGTCTCCCACTCGGAGAGAGCCCTGAAACTGGTGTCAGACTCTCTGCTGGAGAAGGAAACACTGACTGATGATGGTGCTGCTGAAAGAGGAGATGAAAAAGG GACCGAGAGCCCGGCCCGGCTGCTGAAAGGCGTGATGAGGGTGGGAATCCTGGCCAAAGGCTTGCTGCTTCGCGGAGACAGAAATGTGGAGCTCATCCTGCTGACTGCAAAGAAACCCACCATCTCGTTACTGAAGAGCATCGCCAAGCAGCTGCCAAAGGAGCTGGCG ACTTTTTCTGAAGATCAGTATGAGGTGCAGGCTCACCCCGAGGAGGCGAACATCGTGATATTTTCAAGCAAGGAGCCCAAAATGCAGGTGACCATATCTCTCACCTCGCCGCTGATGAGGGAGGACCCTGCTGCTGAGAAGGACaagcaggcaggaggaaaagcgGCTGAGAAAG ATGTGGCTGAGAAGGATCCTCCTGATCTCCTGAACAAGAAGAAATGTCTGGAATACCTAGCTGCTCTGCGCCATGCCAAATGGTTTCAG GCTCGTGCCAACGGTCTGCAGTCCTGTGTGATCATCATTCGGGTGTTGAGAGATTTATGTCAGCGGGTTCCCACCTGGGGCAAGATCCCCTGCTGG GCGATGGAGCTGCTGGTGGAGAAGGTcatcagcagtgccacaggcccacTCAGCCCAGGGGAGGCAATGCGCAGAGTCCTGGAGTGCATCTCCACCGGCATCCTGCTGCcag ATGGACCAGGTCTGATGGACCCCTGTGAGAAGGAGCCAACAGATGCTTTGGAAAGCGTGGCACTTCAAGCGAGAGAGGACATCACTGCCAGTGCACAG CATGCTCTGCGGCTGCTTGCTTTCCGTCAGATCCACAAGGTCCTGGGCATGGAGTCCCTGCCAGCATCCAAGGCCAGCGCACGAAACCGCAAGCGTCGACGGGATGTCAGCGAGACGGGCGAAGGCGAGGGGGAGGGCAAAAAAGACAAGAAGGAAGAGGTGGCGAGTGCTTGA